Genomic segment of Rhodococcus rhodochrous:
CGGTCCGCCGAGGGCGTAGGTCGCGTTGAGCTTGTCGCCGTCGGCCGCCGGATACAGCTCGGAGTCGTATTCGCCGGTCGCGCTGTCCCAGCCGCGACAGACCGGTCGCTCGACGTCCAGGTCGCGCGGGAACGACACCGCGACCACGCGGCTGCGGTCGGCGGGGATGTTGACGAGGATGACGGTGTCGGCACGGGCGCCCTCGGCGTCGTCGACGGTTCCGGCGCCGATCTCACCGCTCGCGCCGGCGCGGGTGTCGGTGCCGATGATCAGATACGTCTCGTCGCCGGTCTGACCGACCGGATCGACGATGTCTTCCGAGTCGATGTCGAGCGCGGCGATCTGGGAGAAACCGGCCTCCGTGGATCGGACGTACCCCCACACCGCCCCGTTCCCGATGAGCGCGAGGACGGAGACGAACGCAACCACGGCTCTCGTCGCGAACCGGAGACGCTTCTGCTTGCGCTGTTTGCTCTGCGCGAGCCGGCCGAGCGTGGCGTTGCCCACCGTGCGGGGCCGAGCGGATCCATGCGCCTTCGCGTCGGGCGTGCCGTCGTTCTCCTCCTCGACGGGCGCCGCAGCGCCCTCGGGGGCCACCGTATCGATCTTGACGGTCGGCTGTTCGTTCGCGAGCGACGGTTGCTGTCGAGGGGGAGGCGTCTGTTGCGATCCGGCGGTCCGAGCCGGCACGACGGGAGGTGCCGGTCGCGGCTCGGCCAGTGGACGTGGCTCTGCGGGCGGTGCGGAGCGCGGGTCCGCGGGAGATACCGGGCGGGAGTCCGCCGGCGGCACCGGGCGCGCGGACGGCACCGAAGGCGGGGGAGCCGGTACCGAAGGCGGAGGAGTCGCTATCGAGGGCGGAGCAGACGGGGGGCCGGCCATCCGATCCGGCGCCTGAGTGCGCGGCGGGACGGGATTCTCCGGCGGCCGGGGACGGGACGGTCCCGGAGGCACCCGGGGAGCACCGGGCCGGACCGGCGGTACGACCGTGGTCGGAGGTCCCGAAGAGGCCGGCGGCACCGGAGGGGTGGGCGGTCCCGACGGAGTCGGGGGCGGCGTCCTGCGCGGGAGCTCCGCGCGACCGGCATCGTCCTCGGGCGCGACGTGCCGAGCGGATTCCGGGTCGTGAGGACGGGCGGGAGGTAACGACGAGGTGGACGTGTGCGGCGGATCGGCAGGAGGCGGATCCGTCGGTGGTTCCGACCGTGGGGACGGATCGGATCGTCGTCCCACCTTGTCGAGCAGTTCGGCGACGGTGAGCTGCTCCGGATCGTCCGAGTCCGCGGCCCGGCGGTTGCGTGCACTCTCGTGGCGACGCGAATCGGCATCGGTGTCGTCGGAGCGGTGCACCCCACCCGAGCGGCTGCGGCGGGACGAGCGGGATTCGCGGTAGCTGCTGTCGGCTATCGGCCGTTCCCAGGGAGCGCGAGGATCCGGGGATCCTGTCTCGTGCTCCTCGTCCACCGATACCTGCTCTTTCCGCGGTCGCACCGCCTCGTCATCCGTCGTCGTCCACGTGATCGCTCACCGGCGACCGTCGCGAGGACTCCGCAATGATACTGATCGTCTGTTGCATGTGACCGTGACGCGGCTGTGTCGCACGACATCCATCGGTCGCTCCGCCTGTCCTCCGGGACCACGTGCCGGGACGGGTTACCCGCCCGAGTGCATAATGTCGGCGCCCTCGGGCACGCAGGTGTCCTCGGGGTCGTCGAGCCAGCCGTCGGGCAGAGCGACGCTGCTCGGGGAGCCCTGACGTCCCCGCGGGCCTTCGGCATCCGCGGGGAAGGGCACGTCGTGGTCGAGTTTGCCCAGCAGGTCGTCGAGCTCGGCGAGCGTCGACACGCGGGCGAGGCCGTTGCGGATCTCCGAACCCGCAGGGAAGCCGCGCAGGTACCAGGCAATGTGCTTGCGCATGTCGCGCAGACCGCGGTCCTCGCCGTGGTGGTCGGCGAGCAGTTCGGCGTGCCGTCGCATGATCTGCGTCACCTCACCGAGATTCGGCGGGGTGGGGATCGGGCGACCACCGAGCGCGGCGCTCAGTTCGGCGAACAGCCACGGGCGTCCGAGGCAGCCGCGACCGACGACGACGCCGTCGCACCCGGTCTGCGCCATCATCTTCTCGGCGTCGGAGGCGTCGAAGATGTCGCCGTTGCCGAGCACGGGCACATCGGTGACGTGCTCCTTCAACCGTGCGATCTCGCCCCAGTCGGCCGCTCCCGAATATCGCTGCGCAGCGGTCCGGGCGTGGAGGGCCACGGCCGCGGCACCCTCGGAGGCTGCGATGCGACCGGCATCGAGGTGGGTGTGGTGTTCGTCGTCGATCCCGATGCGGAACTTGACCGTGACCGGGATGTCGGTGCCCTCGGTGGCGCGGACGGCGGCCGCGACGATCTGCCCGAACAACCGGCGCTTGTAGGGGAGGGCCGACCCTCCGCCCTTGCGGGTCACCTTCGGGACCGGGCATCCGAAGTTCATGTCGATGTGGTCGGCGAGGTTCTCGTCGACGATCATCTTCGCCGCGGCGTAGGTGGTGTCGGGATCGACGGTGTACAGCTGCAGCGACCGCGGTGTCTCGGTGGGGCCGAAGGTGGTCATGTGCATGGTGACCGCGTGCCGCTCGACGAGGGCGCGGGCGGTGACCATCTCGCACACGTACAGGCCCGACGTGCTGCCGGCCCGTTCGAGTTCGAGTTCGCGGCACAGCGTGCGGAATGCGACGTTCGTCACTCCCGCCATCGGCGCCAGCACGACCGGGCTGTTCAGTTCGAGCGGACCGATACGGAGGGATGACATGGTACCTCTGGAAAACGTTGTGTGACAAAGAAATAGCGTGCCCGTCAGGGATGGGCCGCGGAAACGACTGTGCCCGGCACCGAAACCGGCGCCGGGCACAGGATAACCTCCGCGGACTCAGGCGGCGGTGTGCATCCGGACTCAGGCGTCCGTACACATGGGACTCAGGCGTCCGCGCCGACCTTCTCGCGCTTGGCGGCCTCACGGGCGAGGGAGCGATCGCGCATCTCCTCGAACCGCCCCGCCTGACGCCCCAGCTCGTCGAGGAAATTGCCGAGCTTGTCGAGATCCTGCTGCGCCTCGCTGCCGAGATCGCGCTCGAAGATCCTCCACTTGCGCAGCACCGGCATCACGACGTCGTCGAGGTGCTGACGCAGGTCGTAGATGCCGTGCTTGGCCATCAACACACCGTTGCGACGGAAGTTCGGCATGCCGGCACCCGGCATCTGGAAGTTCTCGAGCACCTCGACGATCGCGGCGAGCGTCTGGGCCGGAGCGATGTCGATCGCCGCGTCGCAGATGTTCCGGTAGAAGATCATGTGCAGGTTCTCGTCGGCGGCGATGCGCTGGAGCATCTTGTCGGCGATCGAGTCGTCGCAGGCACGACCGGTGTTGCGGTGCGACACGCGGGTCGCGAGCTCCTGGAAGGTCACGTAGGCGACGGAGTGGAGCATGCCCGTCGAGTTGGGGGACGCGAAGCCGTTCGTCATGTGCTCCATGCGGGCGTTCTCGAGTGCGACGGGATCGACACCGCGCGTGACGACCAGGTAGTCGCGCATGACGATGCCGTGGCGGTTCTCCTCCGCGGTCCACCGGCCGACCCAGGTGCCCCAGGCGCCGTCGCGCGAGAAGCT
This window contains:
- the dusB gene encoding tRNA dihydrouridine synthase DusB, with the translated sequence MSSLRIGPLELNSPVVLAPMAGVTNVAFRTLCRELELERAGSTSGLYVCEMVTARALVERHAVTMHMTTFGPTETPRSLQLYTVDPDTTYAAAKMIVDENLADHIDMNFGCPVPKVTRKGGGSALPYKRRLFGQIVAAAVRATEGTDIPVTVKFRIGIDDEHHTHLDAGRIAASEGAAAVALHARTAAQRYSGAADWGEIARLKEHVTDVPVLGNGDIFDASDAEKMMAQTGCDGVVVGRGCLGRPWLFAELSAALGGRPIPTPPNLGEVTQIMRRHAELLADHHGEDRGLRDMRKHIAWYLRGFPAGSEIRNGLARVSTLAELDDLLGKLDHDVPFPADAEGPRGRQGSPSSVALPDGWLDDPEDTCVPEGADIMHSGG
- a CDS encoding acyl-ACP desaturase; translation: MTRVLTQLELLRELEPVAEANLNRHLSMAKDWHPHDYVPWDEGRNFAAMGGVDWEPEQSKLDEVAKAAMITNLLTEDNLPSYHREIAESFSRDGAWGTWVGRWTAEENRHGIVMRDYLVVTRGVDPVALENARMEHMTNGFASPNSTGMLHSVAYVTFQELATRVSHRNTGRACDDSIADKMLQRIAADENLHMIFYRNICDAAIDIAPAQTLAAIVEVLENFQMPGAGMPNFRRNGVLMAKHGIYDLRQHLDDVVMPVLRKWRIFERDLGSEAQQDLDKLGNFLDELGRQAGRFEEMRDRSLAREAAKREKVGADA